One stretch of Verrucomicrobiota bacterium DNA includes these proteins:
- a CDS encoding GNAT family N-acetyltransferase gives MLLSKTTLQDRVSLRAVREGDEAFLFEVYASTRQEELAQIGWGEPQRERFLRMQFEAQRRSYESDYPGANFQIILVEGQPAGRLYVHRREHEIRIMDIALLPQYRNQGIGTKLLGDILAEAARLGKQATIYVESFNRARGLYERLGFKKIASNGVYNLMKWLPNSEENFLR, from the coding sequence ATGCTCCTCTCCAAAACAACCCTGCAAGATCGCGTGAGTCTTCGCGCGGTGCGCGAAGGGGACGAGGCGTTTCTCTTCGAGGTTTACGCCAGCACGCGTCAGGAAGAACTGGCCCAGATCGGCTGGGGAGAACCGCAGCGCGAAAGATTCTTGCGGATGCAGTTCGAGGCGCAACGTCGCTCTTATGAATCCGATTATCCCGGCGCTAACTTTCAAATCATCCTTGTCGAAGGACAACCGGCGGGCCGGTTATACGTTCATCGGCGGGAGCACGAGATTCGGATCATGGACATCGCGCTGTTGCCTCAGTACCGCAACCAAGGTATCGGAACCAAATTGCTCGGAGATATTCTCGCGGAGGCCGCGCGGCTGGGCAAACAGGCGACAATCTACGTGGAAAGTTTTAACCGGGCGCGCGGTTTGTACGAACGACTTGGATTTAAGAAGATTGCCAGCAACGGTGTTT
- a CDS encoding phage tail protein: protein MADPFVAEIRIFPFNFAPKGWAFCNGQLLPLSQNTALFSLLGTTYGGDGRSTFALPDLQGAAPMHPGQGPGLSNHDLGETGGSDIVTLLDSEIPAHTHIVQAATDPADVQAPDPTVSLARSANGFAYRTTANSPTQMSSAMMAVAGGSQPHNNLMPYLTLNFCIALQGVFPPRT, encoded by the coding sequence ATGGCCGATCCATTTGTCGCTGAAATCCGAATCTTCCCGTTCAACTTTGCGCCCAAAGGTTGGGCTTTTTGCAACGGGCAGCTCCTGCCCCTCTCGCAGAATACCGCTCTCTTCTCGCTTCTCGGTACTACTTATGGTGGCGATGGAAGGAGCACGTTTGCCTTGCCCGATCTTCAAGGTGCCGCACCGATGCACCCGGGACAGGGTCCCGGTCTTTCCAATCACGATTTGGGAGAAACCGGCGGCTCCGACATTGTCACGTTGCTGGATTCGGAGATTCCCGCGCATACTCACATTGTTCAAGCCGCGACGGATCCCGCCGACGTCCAGGCGCCCGACCCAACCGTCTCACTCGCGAGGTCCGCGAATGGATTCGCGTATCGCACCACGGCCAATTCACCCACTCAAATGTCCAGTGCGATGATGGCTGTGGCTGGCGGCAGTCAGCCGCACAACAACCTGATGCCCTACCTCACCCTGAATTTTTGCATCGCTCTACAAGGAGTGTTTCCACCGCGAACGTAA